The segment ccctTACTCTTAATGTGTATACATTTAATGTATGAGTTTATTAAGACTTCAAAGTTCAGttattgtttccttttcatttttttgtttctggtcCTAAAAGAGaaggtgcccccccccacccccgtataGCCTTATAGTATTTTTTTACTACGTGTCTGGAAGTTTTGGAAGTCCCCTCTGGGGTGAGGCTTTCCATATAGTACATTAGCTAAGTCAGGGGAGAAAAGGAACAACTACAAGCTCCTAGAAACTCTTTAAGTGTTTTACTGGTGTGATATGAAGCAGACCCAGGTGGTGGGCCTCTCATCTTGCACGGTTTGCTGTGCATTGCAGATTAGGATGTTTTGTCAGCAGCTCGAGGCTTGGCGATGCAGGGCTGGAGAGAACACTTCCATCCCTTCTGTGGTTTCGTGGCAATGCCACTGCTCTAGACAGTCTGCCCCTTGTAAGATTTGCTTGGATGCCCAGACATGATTTGAActctgctttccttttttcttcaggGGTTAAAGCCTGTTGTTTCCACAGAAGCACCGCCTATCATATTCGCCACTCCGACTAAGCTGACCTCCAGTTCCAATGTTTATGATTATGGTGGGAAGAACAAAGTTCCAGAGCTGCAGAAGTTTTTCCAGGTGAGGGAAGCATTTGGGAGACAGAAGCCTGTGAAAGGAAGAAGTTTCAAAATCTCttctgagggggctgggaatatggcttagtggtaaagtgcttgcctcgtatacatgaagccctgggttcgattcctcagcaccacatatatagaaaaaagttggaagtggcactgtggctcaagtgggtagagtgctagccttgagcaaaaagaagccagggacagtgctcactcaggccctgagttaaagccccaggactggcaaaaaaaaacaaaaaatctcttCTGAAGCCAAATTTTAGATTACTTTACTAcccaaccttttttttctttaagtagaaTTCTCTCGGTTTTAGTCTGAGTCATACATAAACTAACAGAAAATTTCCTAGATAATGCTGATGACAGCAGGCAGGGTGGTTAGGGCCTTATTGCTTTCATACTGCATATCTACATGGCTCCTGTCACCTAGTGTATATTTGTACTTGTGACATGCAATGTCTTTTGGCAACAAGTTTTCTTCtaattacttatttttgcttGACATTAAAATTCACTGAGCTGTTGATGGGAGTTACCAGAGGTCCTCTGTGCTGATCAACAGATAGAAGACAtaattgaaattttaaatgttattaaagTTAATCTACCTAGAGATGATTGAAACTCTGTGAACTTGCTGTGTGTCTCAGGTGCCACGGGACTGGCAGAGCCTGCTGCCATTGCAACAGGAACGCTTTCTCCCGAGAATGTCATTCCAGGTCTACTctggagacagcactcaggctgatCACTTCGATCCCATTTTACCTACTAAGTAACATTTCAGAGAATTTTGGACTCTTGAGAGCCTTTGGAgactaagaaaaaatataatgaatTAAATATCATATGGAGTCTATTTATCAAATGGGGCTTTAACTGATGAAAGAAGGCAGTTAATTTTCTGGTGTGTTATGACTTTGTCCGAAGCCAAGCTAAATGTAGAAGTACTTAGAGAGCAtttctttttcgtgtgtgtgtgtgtgtgtgtgtgcctccatGTCCATGTCCATGTGTACACGCAGTATGTGTGCATGGATGTGATTCTGGCATTTGACTCAGGGCCACCTGTTTGATATGCAAGTGTTATAGCATTTGAGCTGTATtcacagccctttttgcttttattcatttttcagaaAAGATATTTCTTTCAGGACTGGTCCCAGACCTCTGTACTCctacctaggattacagctgtgtatTACCACATTTAGCTTgtttattgagatggagtctaacTTTTGCCTAagtagcttcaaaccaagattctcttGATCtctggattatagatgtgagtcactatgCCTAGCAGAGAGCATTTTTGGATCTGGTAGTTAACTTTGTTtgcctttgatttttaaaaaaaaattctccagtgTGCCTTTTCTGCCTAAGTATTGGAAATTTGGGATTTGTCACATTATGTTGCCTCAGACTGTTTTGGAGAATGGCTTAGGACTTACAAGCTTTAGTAGCGTTTTTAAGGAAGTAGACCTTTATTTTAGTCACCACTCTGATGCATTAGGGATTTTCCACTATTTATGCATCAGTTTTACAGTAGACACGTTTATTCTTTATGATACTAACATCATGAAATCTTATGACCCATACCCTTGTTAATTCTTTTTCATTCAGAAATCTGATGGTGTGCCTATCCACCTGAAAAGAGGCCTTCCTGACCAGATGCTTTACCGGACCACCATGGCGCTGACTGTGGGAGGCACCATCTACTGCCTGATTGCCCTCTACATGGCTTCCCAGCCTAGAAACAAGTGAGCTGTACTGCAGAGAACTGGTTGGTTTTGGCATAGACCCTTTGAAACTTcagttgtcatttttaaaaaaaaatcattttgcttCATTGTTTCCTCTTGGATGGTCTCCTTAACATTTttgcaaaacaaagagaaagatgtgACCAGTATTTGGGTTTGTTTATGAACTGCATATGGCCTGTCGGATATCAGAGCTCATTTGACAGTTAAACTATTGTACTGTGAGCTTGGGCTCCTGATTTCCCCAGGGAGTCTGGATGAAGGTGGAACGCAGGCTTGTTAGTGTCCGTCTGCGCCGAGGTCCTCAGGGACCGGAGTGTGGGTTTTTAAGCATAGAGTGCGCAAGTCTTTCTGGATTTGGATGTGACTGAGGAAGGAAGACAAGCCAAGGCCAGGCGCTTGAAATAAGGGGCGCAGGTTACTGGCACTTTGGGGGATTTCCATCCTGCAGCAAAATGTTAATAGAAATGATTTGCAGCCTGCCCGTGTTTGTTTCAAAGGGTTATTTGCCCCAGCCCAGATCATGTTGTCTCTGTGTTCCCGTGGGAACAGCACACCTGTTAGTGCTGCACTGCAGCCGTACCACAGGTCCTCCTTTACCTTTTAAAActgttattgttttaaattatgaTTTGTTTGAGTGTGgaataaatacatgtataaaaaATTCAAGTGTGAAGTTCTTTTCCATATGATCATCTTTCAAAATAATTGGAGAATACCAGAGTTCTGTTAAACCTGAAAtacctctgaatttttttttagttgggCACCACATAATCTTTATGAAGTGGTTTCTCCGTCAAGCAGTAGATGTCTACTGGCACATTGTTGGTTATATGGCTCCTCATAAGAAACACTGCTCTCTTGGGAACTCTACCTGCATGCAAGTTTACTTCATGTACTAGTGTTCCATGCGTTTGTGACTGCTGGGCAGTAAGGCTACAGTCAGCAGTGACTTCTACTTGGATACAAGATGGTGTATGAACCAAATATGGCACATGCAGATACCCCCGCACTTGGGAGCATGAGCAGGAATCCAGACCACCTTGGGCCTACACAGTGATATCCTATCTCAAACCCTGCCCCTACCCCTTGcaccctcaacaacaacaaaaaaaaacagtgtttgAAAATATATGATGGCATTCTCACAGGTTAGGAAACCTGTTTTTGTACCAATCTaaactttatattcttttttggtGTCTCCAGAGTTTgctttctgggattttttttttttgttttgttttttgtattacttgcatttgaactgagggctttggtGTTTGCTGGACAGGCTAGTGCTTGAACCACGCCTCAAGCCCTTTTATTAGTTTTGAGTAGGATCGTGCTTTTGCTCTGGGCTGGGATCCTTCTATTtttgcttcccacatagctgggatgacagatgcggGCTACTGACGTTGCTCTTCCAGGCTTTTTTGAACATGTCACTGGGATTTGCACTCAGCCATACACTTGCTGGTCAGACTATTGCTGAGCAGTGCTGCCAGCCTTTTCTCAGGATTTGTTTTGAGAAATTTTAAAAGTATAGAAAGATTGGAGAATAGTACAATGCATATCTGTGCACCACTCAGGTCTTCATTGTCAATACATTGCCACTGTGCCTttttcatgtgtgtgcacacaaacaTTTGTTTCTTGCAGAATCACTTGAGGTAGATTATGGAATTATAAGTTGTCTATTTCAACAAGTATCTCCTAAGAGTAAGGCATACTCTTCCATAACTGTGTATAATTGTCTCAAGAGTTAGTGGTGATAAAAATTCTgccatcttgggctgggaatatggcctagtggcaagagtgcttgcctcatatacatgaagccctcggttcaattccccagcaccacgtatataaaaaatggccagaagtggcgttgtggctcaagtggcagagtgctagccttgagcaaaaagaagtcagggacagtgctcaggccatgagtccaaggcccaggactggccaaaaaaaaaaaaaaaaattctgccatcTAACACATGCTCTTTGCAAATTTTCTCCAAGTGTTTCAAtaatgtagtcttttttttttttgccagtcctgggacttgaactcagggcctaagcactgttgctggctggcttctttttgctcaagtctaacattctaccacttgagccacagtgccactttcagctttctggtagttaatgagTCTCGTGGATCTTCCTgccggggctgactttgaactgtgatcctcagatctcagcctcctgagtagctaggattacaggcatgagtccccaACCACCTGGCTGATAGGACTTTTTGATCTGTATCTATCCAGCATGTGACAAAAACTTCTTTGTGGCCAGatgctacttcaggaggctgtctgaggcttgcagtttaagccagtccaagcaggaaagtccatgagacttttttaaaatttaattttatcaaggtgatatatagaggagttacagttaaatacataaggtaatgagtacatttcttgttaaacattgttaccctctcatttttatcccactttccctccccaaattgtaaagttcatttctaacattgtgtcttgtattgctgttgctctggttcaccctttttcctttgtctcaccattttattgctccccttcccttccccaaagcaGATAAATGAATGTACAGTGCATATACagggtaacaaaataaaaaacagtgacaactggggataagccataggggggtggggggaagaaacaACTTCAtacattacattaaaaacaagaacaaaaaaccctTAAAGCTCAAAAACTTAAATCCCCCAAAAGCCTCAAAGAACCACtccattaacaagtgggctaaaaacttaaagagagacttgtccataaggaaataagaatggccaatagacatgaagaaatgttcaacatctctggtcataaaagaagtgcaagtcagggctggggatatggcctagtggcaagagtgcttgcctcgtatacatgaggccctgggttcgattccccagcaccacatatacagaaaatggccagaagtggcgctgtggctcaagtggcagagtgctagccttgagcaagaagaagccagggacagtgctcaggccctgagtccaaggcccaggactggcaaaaaataaaaaaaatgaaaaaaaaaaatttaagcttctaaaaaaaaaaaaaagtgcaagtcaaaacaatattgaggttCTACCTTACACCAGTTAGAAcaaccattatcaagaaaactaataataatagatgctggtggggatgtggccaaaacggagcactactacactgttggtaggagtgttaacttgctcaaccactctggaaagcaatatggaggttcctgaaaagactaaacatagatctcccctatgacccagaaatcccatttCTGGGCACTTACCCAGATAACCAGCCataataaagctaccagcacaactaaattcattgcagcattatttaccatatctaAAAAATGCAACCGATCTGATACCCCgcggtagatgaatgaatcaagaaattatggtatatatacacaatggaattctatgcttccatcagaaagaattacattgctccatttgtaaggaaatggaaagacttagaaaaaaaatcattaagtgaaataacccagacccaatgaaacataggCTCCagagtttccttcatttgtaataatatatgtctagggtacttctagcagaggatcacaatagctatgtacatataaccacataaaatgatgctaattgaaatgaactccaagatatggaaacgagaggtttttctttgttgtttttaatataatgTGTAAAGTTatttccatgaaactcatctccaattaatcactagaaaaactggaagtggagctgtgtttgaagtggtagagcgctatccttaaGTAAAGAAAActtaggggcagcacccaagccctgagttcaagccctaaaacctgGCACACAAAGCAaagcgcgcgcacgcgcacacatacacacacacacacacacacacacacacacacagaggtttaAATTGCCTCTATTCTTAATGATGTTGACTAccttttggtttttaaattttattttcaaaagcaagTTATACTTCCATTTTTGTGAACTATTTATGTACCTTGCCCACTGATCTCTGGGACACTTGTTGCTAATGCTGTAAATGTCACTGTTCCATCATGCCAACTTCTTCCAGAATTCTCTAGTGCGCCTGTCTGAGCAATAAAACTTTTCTGATTACAAGTTTCTGAAATACACTGGAACCAGCTGATAAGCTGAgcagggtggctcacacctggaatcccagctgctgGGGAGGCAGAGGTCAAGAAGATTGTGTGAGGTCAACCTagacaaaaagtctgtgagacccgtATCTCAACAAAAAAGCTTGGTGCGGTGGTATGTGTATATGATCCCAGCTGTGGTAAGAGGCTTGTGTTTCCAGGccaccttatctgaaaaaaaaacaccctgaaaACAAAGGGCTATGGTGCACATGGTATGAGTACCTGCCAAGCAAGCGCAAGGCCTcaggctcaagccccagtactgcaacaaacaaaaaaagcaagtaatGCTGAAAAAGGGATTTCCCAAAACCTTAATGAAGCTGGGCCTTACACAGGACGAGCTAGGTGTCCTTCCTGTTGGTGTCTAAGCTGTGCTGATGATCAATCTCTGGCTTTGCAGACTGGCTCTGTTTCTCACGGCACATGGGAGGAAATGATCATCAGGCTATCAGAACCTAGCCCTGAATTCCAGACTCTAAGGGGTCAGTGTCTTCTGCTGTGCCCAGCCGTTGGTGGTAGCTGGGGGCATTTGCTGGGGAGTTGGACTGGCCTATTCTTGGATCTTAACTGCTGGCTCAGCCTTTCTCCTCACTTGCAGTTAAGAGTTTTCCTTTGAAGTACCTTGCTTTTGAGACCTTGCAGGTGAGTTTGGGATGGGTTTGTCCCCCCAGAGCCATCCCCTGGATAGGCCTGGCTCTTCGTGCTGTCCAGATGAGATGAGAGCGAGGATGTTCACTGGCCTCACTTGCCCCAGGTCACATGCTAGACCAGATGCGAAGGAAGTGAAGTgcacagggggcggggaggtTGGCACTCAGTGAGTGTGTGGGGTGTGAGGTATGGAGGagtggtcctaggacttgaacttggggcctgggggctggccctgagcttttgctcaaggatagcatttgaCCACttgtctccacttctggctttccccaccccccccctttggtagtttattggagatgatagcctcacaggctttcctgtttctgatggcttcaatccttagatcttagcctcctgagtaactaggattccaggtgtgagccaccagtgcttggctatgcttgatatatttttttttttttctggccagtcctgggccttggactcagggcctgagcactgtccctggcttccttttgctcaaagctagcactctgccacttgagccacagcaccacttctggccattttctgtacatatgtggtgctggggaatcgaacccagggcctcatgtatacgaggcaagctctcttgccactaggccatatccccagcccctatgcttgatattcttgatcactatATAACTTGCAGCTCAGAAGTTCAAATAATTCAATTATTTTGCTATTATAAAATGATTTCCTCCTTTTTGAAGCAGGAGGaagcttttgtttcatttttcagtgCTGAGATCAAGCCTAGGCCCTTGTGCagccctaccactgagctgcccTTAGCCTCTGCCTTATTCTAGAGTGAGCGCCGGTCGGTGGTATGCAGTACTGGATGCAGTGAGccaaggggagggggtggccCGCTGCAGGGTTATTTACTTCCCAGTGGAAGCACGTAGCCAGAACTCAGTAAAGCAGGTAACTATTTAAACTTATTGTGACTCTTCATATGTTAAACTTAGGAGTACACATagatttttccaaaaaaaaatgccatgtcTGATGTGACTTACAGAACCCCGGCCAACTTCCTTACATGTGCCTTTATAGTCAGCAGCGCCCTAAACCGCTTCCTTTCTGGCCTATTGGTTTTCAAGAGCCAGAGGTCATGTCTTCTGCAGTAATAGGTGGTTGCTGAGAACCCCTCATATTTCTGGTCCCAGTGACTGGTGTGCCACTTTGATGTTGGGTCACTAGTGGATCAAGCACCACATTTAGTCTGTTGGGAAGTGTTCTTGGTACTCCAGCCAGGCTCACTGATAGGCACATCCTTTCAAGGGTCTCTCTGTCCTGGTGAGTGCTTGGACCTCAAAATCAGCTAGGTACCTTTG is part of the Perognathus longimembris pacificus isolate PPM17 chromosome 8, ASM2315922v1, whole genome shotgun sequence genome and harbors:
- the LOC125356512 gene encoding cytochrome c oxidase subunit 7A-related protein, mitochondrial; its protein translation is MYYKFSGFTQKLAGAWASDAYSPQGLKPVVSTEAPPIIFATPTKLTSSSNVYDYGGKNKVPELQKFFQKSDGVPIHLKRGLPDQMLYRTTMALTVGGTIYCLIALYMASQPRNK